A genomic window from Flavobacterium azooxidireducens includes:
- a CDS encoding RrF2 family transcriptional regulator, which produces MLSKTCEYAVRATIIIAAETQQGNRISLREIARKIDSPESFTAKILQKLAKNQLVDSSKGNGGGFYVPREKLTKIKLGDIVLAIDGDAVYKRCSLGLNDCSEVKPCPFHHQYKPIREQLKKAFDTTTLANLIDGLDTKETFLRI; this is translated from the coding sequence ATGCTGTCTAAAACTTGTGAATATGCCGTTCGGGCGACCATTATTATTGCTGCGGAAACCCAACAAGGCAACCGAATCAGTTTGCGAGAAATTGCTCGAAAAATTGATTCTCCGGAATCGTTTACAGCGAAAATCCTTCAAAAATTAGCCAAAAATCAATTGGTAGATTCCAGTAAAGGAAACGGCGGTGGTTTTTATGTTCCTCGTGAAAAGCTCACAAAAATAAAGTTAGGCGATATTGTTTTAGCCATAGACGGCGATGCGGTTTACAAGCGTTGTAGTCTGGGGTTAAATGATTGTTCTGAAGTAAAACCTTGTCCTTTTCATCATCAATATAAACCCATTCGAGAACAATTAAAGAAAGCATTTGATACAACCACTTTAGCCAATTTAATTGATGGATTAGATACGAAAGAAACTTTTTTAAGAATTTAA
- the nadA gene encoding quinolinate synthase NadA — MRQISPIIINKKILLQQKIIKLKKQKNAVILAHYYQLPEIQEIADFVGDSLELSRKAAETEAEIIVFAGVYFMAETAKILNFNKKVLVPDVNAGCSLADGCPPDKFREFLKDYPNHKVVTYINCSAEIKTMSDYVCTSSNAVKVINSIPKEDKIVFAPDKNLGNYLIKETGREMVLWNGSCVVHEAFSLEKLIDLYQKNPDAVIVAHPESETHILKTAHYIGSTSGMINYIKSSPEIKFIIATESGILHKMKHEVPHKTLIPAPSKEDNSCACSECAFMKMNTLEKIYNCLLNEFPEVKLDRNLVDKARIPIEKMLQC; from the coding sequence ATGAGACAAATAAGTCCGATTATAATTAATAAGAAAATTCTACTTCAACAAAAAATAATCAAGCTAAAAAAACAAAAAAATGCTGTGATTTTGGCACATTATTATCAGTTACCTGAAATTCAAGAAATAGCAGATTTTGTGGGAGATAGTTTAGAACTTTCGAGAAAAGCAGCAGAAACAGAAGCTGAAATTATTGTGTTTGCCGGTGTTTATTTTATGGCAGAAACGGCTAAGATTTTAAATTTTAATAAAAAAGTTTTAGTTCCCGATGTAAATGCCGGATGTTCGCTTGCAGATGGTTGTCCGCCGGATAAATTTCGAGAATTTTTAAAAGATTATCCCAATCATAAAGTGGTGACATACATTAATTGTTCTGCCGAAATTAAGACCATGAGCGATTATGTTTGCACGTCTTCAAATGCAGTTAAAGTAATTAATTCTATTCCAAAAGAAGATAAAATTGTGTTTGCACCAGACAAAAATCTTGGCAATTATCTTATCAAAGAAACAGGAAGAGAAATGGTTTTATGGAATGGCTCTTGCGTGGTTCACGAAGCTTTTTCGCTAGAAAAATTAATCGATTTATACCAGAAAAATCCAGATGCCGTGATTGTCGCACATCCAGAATCGGAAACTCATATTTTAAAAACGGCTCACTATATTGGTTCTACTTCGGGAATGATTAATTATATTAAATCTTCACCGGAAATAAAATTTATTATAGCTACTGAAAGCGGAATTCTGCACAAAATGAAACATGAAGTTCCTCATAAAACATTAATTCCTGCACCTTCAAAAGAAGATAATTCCTGTGCTTGCAGCGAATGTGCTTTTATGAAAATGAATACGTTAGAGAAAATTTATAATTGTCTACTAAATGAATTCCCTGAAGTAAAATTAGATAGAAATTTAGTTGATAAAGCTCGAATTCCCATAGAAAAAATGCTTCAATGCTAA
- the nadB gene encoding L-aspartate oxidase: MKKSDVIIVGTGIAGLSLALHLIEKNKALKIVLLAKGDPCATNTSLAQGGLAVVCDRLIDSYEEHIQDTLAAGQGKCNLEIVEMVIKQAPQRLQELIKWGAEFDADRKGKLDLALEGGHSHQRVVHYKDKTGWHIQEVLWNKIKSHPSIEIIDNALAVDIIKENIYNTERAVGLTFFDRNNQFSAVYAPHIVLATGGSGHIFNYTSNPENATGDGVAMALRAGVSVKDMQYVQFHPTALFEKKKGNLFLISEALRGFGAHVVNYKEERFLYHYDVRGELATRDIVSKAIATEMIISNEENVFLDLRHLNNKGFEKHFPTIFSNLKEKGFDYKIDLIPIVPAAHYQCGGIEVNENGQTSLKNLYALGECSCTGLHGANRLASNSLIEALVFSHNVAEVIAHDKNNDVLYYEHSHNHKPEFIAPTILKDFNLQVKNWMTFSLLTNSFESKQIVLSNLHKIHSDLMECLGYYNRCKECCELENMLDVAMLILEHSCQYQGIESEQFA, from the coding sequence ATGAAAAAAAGTGATGTAATTATTGTTGGTACCGGAATAGCCGGACTTTCATTGGCTCTTCATTTAATTGAAAAAAATAAGGCTCTAAAAATTGTTTTATTGGCCAAAGGTGATCCGTGTGCCACCAATACTTCATTAGCACAAGGCGGATTAGCAGTAGTTTGTGATCGACTAATCGATAGTTATGAAGAGCATATTCAAGACACATTAGCAGCAGGTCAAGGAAAATGTAATTTAGAAATAGTTGAAATGGTTATTAAACAAGCTCCGCAACGACTTCAAGAACTCATTAAATGGGGAGCAGAATTTGATGCAGACCGCAAAGGAAAATTAGATTTAGCATTAGAAGGCGGTCATAGTCATCAACGAGTGGTTCATTATAAAGACAAAACAGGTTGGCATATTCAGGAAGTTTTATGGAATAAAATCAAATCTCATCCTTCTATAGAAATCATAGATAATGCGTTGGCGGTGGATATCATCAAAGAGAATATTTATAATACAGAAAGAGCTGTAGGACTCACTTTTTTCGATAGAAACAACCAATTTTCGGCAGTTTATGCTCCGCATATTGTTTTGGCAACCGGTGGTTCGGGACATATTTTTAACTATACTTCCAACCCTGAAAATGCTACAGGAGACGGAGTTGCAATGGCACTTAGAGCAGGAGTTTCTGTAAAAGATATGCAATATGTTCAATTTCATCCGACGGCTTTATTTGAAAAAAAGAAAGGCAATTTGTTTCTTATTTCAGAAGCTTTACGAGGATTTGGTGCTCATGTGGTTAACTATAAAGAAGAAAGATTTTTATACCATTATGATGTTAGAGGAGAATTGGCTACGCGAGATATCGTTTCCAAAGCAATTGCAACAGAAATGATTATTTCAAACGAAGAAAATGTGTTTTTAGACCTTCGTCATTTGAATAATAAGGGTTTTGAAAAACATTTTCCAACCATTTTTTCCAATCTCAAAGAAAAAGGGTTTGATTATAAAATCGATTTAATTCCGATAGTACCGGCAGCCCATTATCAATGTGGTGGAATTGAAGTGAATGAAAACGGACAAACTTCACTCAAAAATCTATATGCTTTAGGCGAATGTTCTTGCACAGGATTGCATGGTGCTAATCGTTTGGCTTCTAATTCATTAATAGAAGCCTTAGTTTTTTCTCACAATGTAGCCGAAGTTATTGCTCATGACAAAAACAATGATGTTTTGTATTATGAACATTCACATAACCATAAACCGGAATTTATTGCACCTACCATATTAAAAGATTTTAATTTGCAAGTTAAAAATTGGATGACTTTTAGTTTGCTTACTAATTCGTTTGAAAGCAAGCAAATTGTTTTATCAAATCTACATAAAATTCATTCCGATTTAATGGAATGTTTAGGCTACTACAACCGCTGCAAAGAATGTTGTGAGCTCGAAAATATGTTGGATGTTGCCATGTTGATTTTAGAACATTCGTGTCAATATCAAGGCATTGAATCTGAACAATTTGCTTGA
- a CDS encoding TonB-copper family protein encodes MKKQFYVLFVLLSTTYCLAQEQLTDSILPVRLNEVILIGKPSRLDQKQVKPLASLDEYLQQSGRIDMIKRGSYAWEPMINNMATERTITTIDGMRIFGACTDKMDPVTSYVEISNLSEATISSGQEGSCHGPTIGGSLDLKRLRSNQANLGWSGSLSSGFEFNNKQRILGGMVHYKDSSLYVDANLTYRKSDNYYAGNHEEIMYSQFQKMNASIISGYQFQNKLIEGSIIFDEANDVGYPALPMDISLARALITSLKFEVAPTSGLVNHWENKLYFNTITHFMDDSKRPDVPIRMDMPGWSDTYGYYSKGKITKENHHIQFNLNGFYNRSIAEMTMYPNDPNENAMFMYTWPDVRTFYNGIYLEDEIEFSVQNSLKLNGSVGFHQNKVANEFGLESLQIFYPEMTDQQNRFLKSVSLQYKHQIKHWNFSVGSGYGERAPSVTEGYAFYIFNSFDLFDYIGNPNLSNEKSIEGNFDVWFKNEKMKTGITFSAFHIVDYMIGIPDSNFIPMTIGASGVKMYNQLTYANLIHSSLKFDYRLTNYIFWNNQLQYSYGKDSENRNLPFISPLQYQSQLQYKKNQFQTEVTIRGNATQSNYSSFYGENSTPNYVILNASTGYNFKWNSQKLMLNVGVENAFDTYYSTFTDWNNIPRMGRNVFVNLIYNFEK; translated from the coding sequence ATGAAAAAACAATTTTATGTTTTATTCGTTCTTTTGTCTACAACCTATTGTTTGGCACAAGAGCAATTGACAGACAGCATTTTACCTGTTAGACTGAATGAAGTCATTCTTATTGGAAAACCTTCTCGATTAGACCAAAAACAAGTAAAACCACTAGCTTCGTTGGATGAGTATTTACAACAATCCGGACGAATCGATATGATTAAACGCGGAAGTTATGCTTGGGAACCCATGATTAATAACATGGCAACAGAGCGAACAATTACCACCATCGATGGCATGCGTATTTTTGGTGCTTGTACCGATAAAATGGATCCGGTGACTTCGTATGTAGAAATATCCAATCTTTCGGAAGCTACTATTTCTTCCGGTCAAGAAGGAAGTTGTCACGGACCAACGATTGGCGGTTCATTGGATTTAAAACGACTTCGCAGTAATCAAGCAAATTTAGGTTGGTCAGGGAGTTTAAGCAGTGGTTTTGAATTCAATAACAAGCAACGAATTTTGGGCGGAATGGTTCATTACAAAGACAGTTCTTTGTATGTTGATGCTAATCTAACCTATCGAAAATCCGACAACTATTATGCAGGAAATCATGAAGAAATTATGTATTCACAGTTTCAAAAAATGAATGCTTCTATAATTTCCGGGTATCAATTTCAAAATAAATTAATAGAAGGATCCATTATTTTTGATGAAGCAAATGATGTTGGTTATCCAGCCTTACCAATGGATATTTCGCTGGCTAGAGCACTAATAACTTCTTTAAAATTTGAAGTTGCTCCAACATCCGGTTTAGTAAATCATTGGGAAAATAAGCTGTATTTTAATACCATCACTCACTTTATGGATGATTCCAAACGGCCGGATGTTCCCATCAGAATGGATATGCCTGGTTGGAGTGATACATATGGTTATTATTCAAAAGGAAAAATCACAAAAGAAAATCACCATATCCAATTTAATTTGAATGGTTTTTACAATCGTTCTATTGCTGAAATGACTATGTATCCCAACGATCCCAATGAAAATGCCATGTTTATGTACACTTGGCCAGATGTTCGAACATTTTATAACGGTATTTATTTGGAAGATGAAATTGAATTTTCTGTCCAAAACTCTCTAAAATTAAATGGTTCTGTTGGCTTTCATCAAAACAAAGTAGCCAATGAATTTGGACTGGAAAGTTTACAAATTTTCTATCCGGAAATGACAGACCAACAAAATCGCTTCTTAAAAAGTGTTTCGTTGCAATACAAACATCAAATCAAACACTGGAACTTTTCAGTAGGTTCAGGATATGGAGAACGGGCACCTTCCGTAACAGAAGGTTATGCGTTTTATATTTTCAATAGTTTTGATTTGTTTGATTATATCGGAAATCCAAATCTATCAAACGAAAAATCAATTGAAGGAAATTTTGATGTTTGGTTTAAAAACGAAAAAATGAAAACAGGAATCACTTTTTCTGCCTTTCATATTGTAGATTATATGATAGGAATTCCTGATAGTAATTTTATTCCAATGACCATTGGAGCAAGTGGTGTGAAAATGTATAATCAACTAACATATGCCAATTTGATTCACAGTTCATTAAAATTTGATTATCGTTTAACCAATTATATTTTTTGGAATAATCAACTGCAATATAGTTATGGAAAAGATTCCGAAAACCGAAATCTGCCATTTATAAGTCCGCTACAATACCAAAGTCAATTACAATATAAAAAGAATCAATTTCAAACGGAAGTTACTATACGAGGAAATGCCACACAATCTAATTACAGTTCTTTTTACGGAGAAAACAGCACGCCTAATTATGTTATTTTGAATGCCTCGACAGGATATAATTTTAAATGGAATTCACAAAAATTAATGCTGAATGTAGGTGTAGAAAATGCATTTGACACTTATTATTCTACATTTACCGACTGGAATAACATTCCCAGAATGGGACGAAATGTATTTGTTAATTTGATTTACAATTTTGAAAAATAA
- a CDS encoding c-type cytochrome translates to MNKMYLLAVGLLLFFSCGKEKTNAGEDFTKASSTETSSDPSSYDPKRGEGKFTTVDLGTGLDVAMASEGEKVAGVKCMSCHKLTDERLVGPGWKGVTERRTPEWIMNFSTNPDPMIDKDPELQAQLELCLVRMPNQALTDDDARHILEYMRQNDGVK, encoded by the coding sequence ATGAACAAAATGTATTTATTAGCAGTTGGTTTGCTCTTATTCTTTTCGTGTGGAAAAGAAAAAACCAATGCTGGAGAAGACTTTACAAAGGCTTCTTCAACTGAAACCTCATCAGACCCATCTTCTTATGATCCAAAAAGAGGAGAAGGAAAATTTACCACAGTAGACTTGGGAACCGGTTTAGATGTAGCAATGGCTTCAGAAGGCGAAAAAGTGGCCGGCGTAAAATGTATGTCTTGCCATAAATTAACCGACGAACGTTTAGTAGGACCCGGTTGGAAGGGAGTTACCGAACGCAGAACTCCGGAATGGATTATGAATTTCTCAACGAATCCTGATCCAATGATAGACAAAGATCCAGAATTACAAGCTCAATTGGAATTGTGTTTGGTTCGTATGCCTAATCAAGCTTTAACCGATGATGATGCCAGACATATTTTGGAATACATGCGTCAAAACGATGGTGTGAAATAA
- the nosZ gene encoding Sec-dependent nitrous-oxide reductase: MKSRLLKITSAVVLIAAFMGSCKPKNTSDTVSGDAAQKAYVAPGKYDEFYNFVSGGFSGQLSVYGLPSGRLFRVIPVFSVDPEKGWGYSEETKPMLNTSHGFVPWDDLHHTEMSQTNGEVDGRWVFGNANNTPRIARIDLKTFKTAEIIELPNSGGNHSSPFITENTEYVVAGTRFSVPGDYENGDVPINTYKENYKGHISFVKVGKEGEMDIAFQIMTPGVNFDLSHAGKGKSHGWFFFSCYNTEQANTLLEVNASQKDKDFIMAVNWKKAEEYVKAGKGKKQKVRYAHNTWDEHTHTAKSEIKTEVLVLDASELKDICYMIPCPKSPHGCDVDPTGEYIIGSGKLAALIPVFSYDKLQKAIKDKAYEGDYGGIPVLKYEAVLHGEVQKPGLGPLHTEFDGKGNAYTTMFVSSEVVKWDIKSLKVLDRVPTYYSVGHLCIPGGDSKKPFGKYLVAYNKITKDRYLPTGPELCQSAQIYDISGDKMQLILDFPTIGEPHYAQAAPADLIRNNGQLKFYKLEDNKHPYAAKGEKEAKVVREGNKVHVYMTSMRSHFAPDNIEGVFLGDEVYFHVTNLEQDWDVPHGFAVKGADNGELLIMPGETTTLKWVPDRVGTFPFYCTDFCSALHQEMQGYIRVSPKGANVPLHYSLGTNFPAGK, from the coding sequence ATGAAATCAAGATTGTTAAAAATTACTTCTGCAGTAGTTTTGATTGCAGCATTTATGGGGTCTTGTAAACCTAAAAATACAAGTGATACAGTGAGTGGGGATGCAGCTCAAAAAGCATACGTAGCACCAGGTAAATATGACGAATTTTACAACTTTGTTTCCGGTGGATTCAGCGGACAATTAAGTGTGTACGGACTTCCAAGCGGAAGATTGTTCAGAGTAATTCCTGTTTTTTCAGTTGATCCGGAAAAAGGATGGGGATATAGTGAAGAAACAAAACCTATGTTGAACACTTCACACGGATTTGTACCTTGGGATGATTTACACCACACAGAAATGTCTCAAACCAATGGAGAAGTAGATGGACGCTGGGTTTTTGGTAATGCCAACAATACACCTCGTATTGCTCGTATTGATTTAAAAACATTTAAAACAGCTGAAATTATTGAGTTACCTAACAGCGGTGGAAATCACTCTTCTCCTTTTATTACAGAAAACACAGAATATGTGGTTGCCGGAACTCGTTTTAGTGTGCCCGGTGATTATGAAAATGGAGATGTGCCAATTAATACATACAAAGAAAATTACAAAGGTCACATTAGTTTTGTAAAAGTGGGTAAAGAAGGCGAAATGGATATTGCTTTTCAAATTATGACACCAGGTGTAAATTTTGACTTGTCGCACGCAGGTAAAGGCAAATCACACGGTTGGTTTTTCTTTTCTTGCTATAATACCGAACAAGCAAACACATTGCTGGAAGTAAATGCTTCGCAAAAAGATAAAGATTTTATCATGGCTGTAAACTGGAAAAAAGCAGAAGAGTATGTAAAAGCAGGTAAAGGTAAAAAACAAAAAGTACGTTATGCTCATAACACTTGGGATGAACATACACATACTGCAAAATCAGAAATTAAAACAGAAGTTTTAGTTTTGGATGCTTCTGAATTAAAAGACATTTGCTACATGATTCCTTGCCCAAAATCGCCTCATGGTTGTGACGTAGATCCAACAGGGGAATACATTATTGGTTCAGGAAAATTAGCTGCTTTAATTCCGGTATTTAGTTATGATAAATTACAAAAAGCCATAAAAGATAAAGCTTATGAAGGTGATTATGGCGGAATTCCGGTTCTAAAATATGAAGCTGTTTTACATGGAGAAGTTCAAAAACCGGGTCTAGGACCATTACACACCGAATTTGACGGAAAAGGCAATGCTTATACAACCATGTTCGTTTCTTCAGAAGTGGTGAAATGGGACATTAAATCACTAAAAGTGTTAGATAGAGTTCCAACTTATTATTCTGTAGGGCACTTGTGTATTCCCGGTGGCGACAGTAAAAAACCATTTGGTAAATATTTAGTTGCTTATAACAAAATCACAAAAGATCGTTATTTGCCTACCGGACCAGAATTGTGTCAAAGTGCTCAGATTTATGATATTAGTGGTGATAAAATGCAATTAATTTTAGATTTCCCAACCATTGGAGAACCGCACTATGCTCAAGCCGCACCGGCCGATTTAATTCGTAATAACGGACAGTTGAAATTCTATAAACTGGAAGACAACAAACACCCATATGCCGCAAAAGGTGAGAAAGAAGCTAAAGTGGTTCGTGAAGGAAACAAAGTGCACGTTTATATGACTTCTATGCGTTCGCATTTTGCACCGGATAATATTGAAGGTGTATTTTTAGGTGATGAGGTTTATTTCCACGTAACAAACTTAGAACAAGATTGGGATGTGCCACACGGATTTGCTGTAAAAGGTGCCGATAATGGCGAACTTTTAATCATGCCGGGTGAAACCACAACTTTAAAATGGGTTCCGGACAGAGTGGGAACATTCCCATTCTACTGCACCGATTTCTGTAGTGCATTACACCAAGAAATGCAAGGATACATTCGTGTTTCTCCAAAAGGAGCTAATGTTCCTCTTCATTATAGCTTAGGAACAAATTTTCCGGCTGGTAAATAA
- a CDS encoding nitrous oxide reductase accessory protein NosL, with the protein MKTVKISLLSKVLLLIVTGLFLGSLYFPMWQIDLDAPQYPEGLNLKLYANKIGGDVEIINGLNHYIGMATLHTENFIEFKILPYIIGFFGLFALVSALIAKRKFVTALFISFILFTILAGVDFYRWNYEYGHNLDPNAAIKVPGMSYQPPLIGYKQLLNFGAYSVPDIGGWMLIGSGLLIFIVLTLEYKWYKRFMKPKAALLLMSIFILTACSGNEPKPIKLNVDACEFCKMPVSDGKFGAEIQTQKGRHFMFDDISCLVKYCEENEATKVKSYYVHDYTQNNQLIDATKAFYISGGDINSPMHGNIAAFATFSDAQNFGEKLKAKAISWNEIIN; encoded by the coding sequence ATGAAAACAGTAAAAATATCTTTACTTTCAAAAGTGCTACTTTTGATTGTAACAGGCTTGTTTTTGGGTTCGCTCTATTTTCCAATGTGGCAAATCGACTTAGATGCTCCACAATATCCGGAAGGTTTAAATTTAAAACTATATGCCAATAAAATTGGAGGTGATGTAGAAATTATCAACGGTTTAAACCATTACATTGGCATGGCTACTTTGCATACCGAAAACTTTATAGAGTTTAAAATTCTACCATACATAATTGGTTTTTTTGGTCTATTTGCTTTAGTATCGGCTTTAATTGCGAAAAGAAAATTTGTAACAGCTTTATTTATTTCGTTTATACTTTTCACCATTCTTGCCGGGGTCGATTTTTATCGATGGAACTATGAATACGGACACAATTTAGATCCCAATGCTGCGATTAAAGTACCCGGAATGTCTTATCAACCGCCACTAATTGGGTACAAACAATTATTGAATTTTGGAGCTTATTCGGTTCCGGATATTGGTGGATGGATGTTAATTGGTAGCGGTTTGTTAATTTTTATTGTATTGACATTGGAATACAAATGGTACAAGCGTTTTATGAAACCAAAAGCTGCTTTGTTACTAATGTCAATTTTTATTCTAACAGCTTGTAGTGGCAATGAGCCAAAACCAATTAAATTAAATGTAGATGCATGCGAATTTTGCAAAATGCCGGTATCCGATGGAAAGTTCGGTGCAGAAATTCAAACTCAAAAAGGACGCCATTTTATGTTTGATGATATATCCTGTTTGGTGAAATACTGTGAAGAAAATGAAGCCACAAAAGTCAAAAGTTATTATGTGCATGATTACACACAGAATAATCAATTGATTGATGCTACTAAAGCTTTTTACATCAGTGGTGGCGACATCAATAGTCCGATGCATGGAAATATTGCCGCTTTTGCCACTTTTTCAGATGCTCAGAATTTTGGTGAGAAACTAAAAGCCAAAGCCATTAGTTGGAATGAAATTATAAACTAA
- a CDS encoding nitrous oxide reductase family maturation protein NosD, which translates to MRLLFLLLLCISSLQAQKLEVGINKPYKTIKQALKASKVGDTVLVYKGIYKEGNLRIDKKIVFLGKDFPVLDGQKKVEVLSIHADSVIVKGFRVINSGFGALEDPCGIKVYNKSFVVIEGNQLDDNFFGIYIQNGRNCIVKNNTIIAYGKEEQQIGNGIHAWKSNDLQIIGNTIKGHRDGIYFEFVYDSVIWRNIATNNIRYGLHFMFSSNDSYLTNIFRNNGAGVAVMFSKNVTMINNYFDENWGASSYGLLLKEISDSYIHSNHFKNNTSGIYMEGTNRIKIEKNVFQSNGWAMKIQASCMDNEIVNNNFQGNTFDMGTNGSLVLNTFNNNYWDKYEGYDINKDGLGDIPYHPLSLFAVLVEKNPSAMLLFRSFMITLLDKSEKVLPSITPDNFVDKAPLMKPLKL; encoded by the coding sequence ATGCGACTACTTTTCCTTTTACTGCTTTGTATTTCTTCCCTTCAAGCTCAAAAACTGGAAGTAGGAATCAATAAACCGTATAAAACGATCAAACAAGCTTTAAAAGCTTCGAAAGTTGGCGATACTGTGTTGGTTTACAAAGGAATTTACAAAGAAGGTAACCTTCGAATAGATAAAAAAATTGTTTTCCTAGGAAAAGATTTTCCGGTTTTAGACGGACAGAAAAAAGTAGAAGTCCTCTCGATTCATGCAGATAGTGTAATTGTAAAAGGATTTAGAGTGATTAATTCCGGATTTGGAGCATTAGAAGATCCTTGTGGAATTAAAGTCTACAACAAATCTTTTGTAGTAATTGAAGGAAATCAACTGGATGATAATTTCTTTGGCATTTACATCCAAAACGGAAGAAATTGTATCGTTAAAAACAACACCATTATTGCTTACGGAAAGGAAGAGCAACAAATTGGAAACGGAATTCACGCTTGGAAAAGTAATGATTTGCAAATCATCGGCAACACAATTAAAGGTCATCGCGACGGAATTTATTTTGAATTTGTCTACGATTCTGTAATCTGGCGAAACATCGCAACAAATAATATTCGCTACGGATTGCATTTTATGTTCTCTTCTAATGATTCATATCTAACCAATATTTTCAGAAATAATGGAGCGGGAGTAGCTGTAATGTTTTCTAAAAATGTCACGATGATCAATAATTATTTTGATGAAAATTGGGGAGCTTCTTCCTATGGACTTTTATTAAAAGAGATTTCAGACAGTTATATTCATTCCAACCATTTTAAAAATAATACATCCGGCATTTATATGGAAGGAACTAACCGCATCAAAATTGAAAAGAATGTCTTCCAAAGCAACGGTTGGGCCATGAAAATTCAAGCGAGTTGTATGGATAATGAAATTGTAAACAACAATTTTCAAGGCAATACTTTCGACATGGGAACCAATGGAAGTTTGGTTTTAAACACGTTTAACAATAACTACTGGGACAAATATGAAGGCTATGATATCAACAAAGATGGTTTAGGCGATATTCCTTATCATCCGCTAAGTTTATTTGCAGTTTTGGTAGAAAAAAATCCCTCCGCCATGTTGTTGTTTCGAAGTTTTATGATTACGTTATTAGACAAATCCGAAAAAGTATTACCCAGCATCACACCCGATAATTTTGTAGACAAAGCACCACTGATGAAGCCCCTAAAATTATGA
- a CDS encoding ABC transporter ATP-binding protein, whose amino-acid sequence MIEIKKLTKKFGKLNVLSDVSLSCKKGECIALIGPNGCGKTTLIKTILGMVLPDSGSIDFNEKSIVKEYLYREKIGYMPQIGRYPDTMTIGGVIEMIKAIRNSNQELDQELWHSFELDKMADKQMRTLSGGTTQKVSATLAFLFNPDVLILDEPTAGLDPLASEILKDKIIKEKEKGKLILITSHLLSELDDLVTEIIFMQEGNIHFHKKVADLKTETSETKISKAIASILKQKK is encoded by the coding sequence ATGATAGAAATTAAAAAATTAACTAAAAAATTTGGAAAGTTAAACGTGCTCAGCGATGTTTCACTTTCCTGTAAAAAAGGTGAATGTATTGCTTTAATTGGTCCAAACGGTTGTGGAAAAACAACATTGATTAAAACTATTTTAGGAATGGTTTTACCAGACAGCGGCTCTATCGATTTTAATGAAAAAAGTATAGTTAAAGAATATCTATATCGTGAAAAAATTGGATACATGCCTCAAATAGGACGATATCCAGACACAATGACCATTGGTGGTGTTATTGAAATGATTAAAGCAATCAGAAATTCTAATCAAGAATTAGATCAAGAATTATGGCACAGTTTCGAGTTAGATAAAATGGCAGATAAGCAAATGCGTACGCTTTCAGGAGGAACCACACAAAAAGTAAGTGCAACATTAGCGTTTTTATTTAATCCTGATGTGTTGATTTTAGATGAACCTACTGCCGGTTTAGATCCATTAGCTTCTGAGATTTTGAAAGATAAAATCATCAAAGAAAAAGAAAAAGGAAAATTGATTTTAATTACCTCGCATTTGTTGAGTGAGCTAGACGATTTGGTCACCGAAATTATTTTTATGCAAGAAGGCAACATTCATTTTCATAAAAAAGTAGCCGATTTGAAAACGGAAACCAGTGAAACGAAAATTTCTAAAGCCATTGCGAGTATTCTAAAACAGAAAAAATGA